A genome region from Eurosta solidaginis isolate ZX-2024a chromosome 2, ASM4086904v1, whole genome shotgun sequence includes the following:
- the LOC137240535 gene encoding tRNA (guanine(26)-N(2))-dimethyltransferase-like yields the protein MRHNGVEHLIVPSEGDAMTLMYLSTSYEKRFDVIDLDPYDCPNRFLDGAIQSLTSWGSLLVTANDMTVLAGNTPEACYAKYSSVPLRMKCYHEMGLRILLHCIETHSNRYGKYIEPLLSISANFYIRVFVRMHSSQAKCKYSMSKQ from the exons atgcgacacaatggagtggaacatttaattgtgccaagcgaaggggatgcaat gactctcatgtacctttcaacttcatatgagaagcgtttcgatgttatagacctagatccttatgattgtccgaatcgctttctggatggcgctatacaatcactgacgagttggggttcattacttgtaactgcgaatgatatgactgtgctggcaggcaatacgcctgaagcctgctatgccaaatatagttctgtgcctttgcgtatgaaatgctaccatgagatgggattgcgtatactattgcattgcattgaaacgcactctaatcgttatggaaaatatattgagccacttttgagcatttctgccaatttttatatacgcgtatttgtgcgtatgcatagtagtcaagcgaagtgtaaatatagcatgag caaacaatga
- the LOC137240534 gene encoding uncharacterized protein, with the protein MALEKMCDKTASDPDSTLFKYIHSENKDMVKEDAKKRSADGNYFKIPCKQELQEIDEEAQSLQRLLHDLCVQEQHQLDNETPLKSIDVTLLEDIEAPSKMWDSTIVGDTTLQTSPLKMVRLLRPSTILEENCEDQSNSSLGGDDASSHISFQSAQKGSETSVTTSF; encoded by the exons Atggctttggaaaaaatgtgtgataaaacagcatccgatcctgacagcacactatttaagtacatacatagcgagaacaaggatatggttaaagaagatgctaaaaagcgcagcgccgatggaaactattttaaaatcccttgtaaacaag aactacaagaaatagatgaagaagcacaatcactgcaacgtctattgcatgacttatgcgtacaggagcagcatcaattggataatgaaactcctttaaaaagtattgatgtaacactactagaagatattgaagcgccatctaaaatgtgggactccacaatagtgggcgataccactttacaaacttcacctttgaaaatggtgagacttctcagaccatctactatactagaggaaaattgcgaagatcagtctaatagttctttgggtggtgatgatgcatcatcacaCATAAGCTTTCAAAGCGCTCAAAAAGGCAGTGAAACTTCAGTGACAAcaagcttttaa